Proteins encoded in a region of the Paenibacillus pedocola genome:
- a CDS encoding EAL domain-containing protein, with the protein MKLSRKIMIFISVVALLGLGVTYLLLHLILLNRFEKLDQEALRDKLDDVVSSYQSELMNMKTGLLKYSIWDETYHFMESAAAADPADPTGQVYLNKNFSPVTYEINHFDIIALLNSSGLPLYGGEYHPDSGKVSPLTSEYLTLFNLINRKLPGFSGAEDSKAGVVLLDEGPMLITLTPIVNNNKDKPVIGTAIAGRMLQQEEVTRIWDETTSSLQMTRITSGTIAESRGQPVWMSSGSSRMMSIHTVIYDLFGDPGVMITLKHPRQIYESGMESILNFRRFFFASTLLLCVASLIFVRRFILGRMSSLMRNIRAIGNSKDLSIRIRSSGRDEFGDVEHEFNRMIDSLQQAQAELQQQAMLDPLTQLPNRSLFFNRLNEAIASASGAGKQIVLVFIDLDHFKTVNDTLGHDFGDDMLKEIALRISRVIGRNDVVSRLGGDEFTILLADVPDAASMSMQLSQIQEALSLPHRIQGHLLYNTASIGVSIYPENGGDADYLVKQADLAMFHVKESGRNNILHYSEALEESIRRRKTMSQQLLSAADNDEFEVHYQPILSSDNLKVAKLEALLRWTSPSYGPVSPAEFIPLAETSGSIINIGSWVLRQVCSDLQGFRENGLELTAAVNISAVQLMQSDLRGLLLGLLEEYKLPSSSLELEITESVLVSGDNILSSLQELGNCGFRISLDDFGTGFSSLSYLRRFPVDVIKIDRSFISEMTLEPQGDVLVNSIIELSHNLGLKVVSEGIELQEQFDLLRRLGSDELQGYFISKPIGARHIPSFLSQNNLFNAKK; encoded by the coding sequence ATGAAGCTGAGCAGAAAAATAATGATCTTCATAAGTGTTGTAGCCCTGCTCGGATTAGGAGTCACCTATCTCCTCCTGCACCTCATTCTGCTGAACCGTTTCGAGAAGCTGGATCAAGAAGCATTAAGGGACAAGCTGGATGATGTGGTCTCTTCCTATCAGAGCGAGCTGATGAATATGAAGACAGGCCTGCTGAAATATTCGATCTGGGATGAAACCTATCATTTTATGGAATCAGCTGCAGCAGCTGACCCGGCGGATCCAACCGGCCAAGTCTATCTCAACAAAAATTTCAGCCCGGTAACCTATGAAATTAATCATTTCGATATCATCGCTCTGTTGAATTCATCCGGACTTCCGCTGTATGGCGGCGAATATCATCCGGACTCCGGCAAGGTATCTCCGCTAACATCTGAATACCTCACCCTATTTAATCTTATCAACCGCAAGCTCCCGGGGTTTTCGGGCGCAGAGGACAGCAAGGCCGGTGTAGTCCTTCTGGATGAAGGCCCCATGCTGATCACCCTTACTCCTATAGTCAACAACAACAAAGACAAGCCTGTAATCGGGACGGCAATCGCCGGAAGAATGCTCCAGCAGGAGGAAGTGACCCGTATCTGGGACGAAACAACCTCCTCACTCCAGATGACCCGCATCACCTCAGGCACTATTGCCGAAAGCCGGGGCCAGCCAGTCTGGATGAGCTCCGGCTCCAGCCGGATGATGTCGATTCACACCGTGATCTACGACCTGTTCGGCGATCCCGGAGTGATGATTACCCTTAAGCATCCGCGGCAGATTTATGAGAGCGGAATGGAGTCGATTCTAAACTTCCGGCGTTTCTTCTTTGCCTCCACCCTGCTGCTTTGTGTAGCGAGTCTTATTTTTGTCAGACGCTTCATCCTGGGAAGAATGTCTTCACTTATGAGGAATATCCGTGCTATCGGCAACAGCAAAGATTTATCCATAAGAATCAGGAGTTCAGGCAGGGATGAATTCGGCGATGTCGAGCATGAATTCAACCGGATGATAGATTCCCTGCAGCAGGCTCAGGCAGAGCTGCAGCAGCAGGCGATGCTCGATCCGCTGACCCAGCTGCCAAACCGCTCGCTTTTTTTCAACAGGCTCAATGAAGCGATTGCCTCCGCTTCAGGCGCCGGCAAACAGATTGTACTGGTCTTTATTGATCTGGATCATTTCAAGACCGTTAACGATACACTGGGGCATGATTTCGGGGATGACATGCTGAAAGAAATTGCCTTACGGATCTCCAGGGTAATCGGCAGGAATGATGTGGTGTCCCGGCTAGGCGGTGACGAATTTACAATTCTGCTGGCCGATGTTCCCGATGCCGCCAGTATGTCGATGCAGCTGTCACAAATACAGGAAGCCCTCTCGCTGCCGCATCGTATTCAGGGGCATCTGCTCTACAACACAGCAAGCATCGGTGTCAGCATCTATCCGGAGAACGGCGGAGACGCAGATTATCTGGTCAAGCAGGCCGATCTGGCGATGTTTCATGTGAAGGAGTCTGGCCGCAACAATATCCTTCATTACTCGGAGGCTCTGGAGGAGAGCATCCGGCGCAGAAAAACAATGTCCCAGCAGCTGCTGTCCGCCGCAGACAATGATGAATTCGAGGTCCATTACCAGCCGATTCTAAGTTCAGACAACCTGAAGGTCGCGAAGCTGGAAGCCTTGCTGCGCTGGACCAGCCCCTCTTACGGCCCTGTCTCTCCCGCAGAGTTCATCCCGCTCGCCGAAACCAGCGGCTCCATTATAAACATCGGCAGCTGGGTGCTGAGACAGGTCTGCTCCGACCTGCAGGGCTTCCGTGAGAACGGCCTTGAGCTGACGGCAGCGGTCAATATCTCTGCTGTGCAGCTGATGCAGTCAGACCTGCGCGGGCTGCTGCTCGGGCTGCTTGAGGAGTATAAGCTGCCAAGCTCCAGCCTGGAGCTGGAAATAACGGAGAGCGTGCTGGTCTCAGGGGACAATATTCTCTCATCCTTACAGGAGCTGGGAAACTGCGGGTTCCGCATTTCCCTCGATGATTTCGGGACAGGCTTCTCTTCCCTCAGCTACCTTCGTCGCTTCCCGGTGGATGTGATTAAGATCGACCGTTCCTTCATCTCCGAGATGACCTTGGAGCCGCAAGGAGACGTACTCGTCAACTCTATTATTGAACTGAGCCACAACCTCGGACTGAAGGTGGTTTCCGAAGGGATAGAGCTTCAGGAGCAATTTGACCTCCTCCGCCGGCTCGGCAGCGACGAGCTGCAGGGCTACTTCATCAGCAAGCCGATCGGGGCCAGGCATATCCCTTCTTTTTTATCACAAAATAATCTGTTTAACGCCAAAAAATGA
- a CDS encoding prenyltransferase translates to MDKWKLFKKITRFGTIPVMLIPVVLGTVGAYVWEGSFHPFLFVITIIGAVAAHLFSNMVNDLWDFRNGTDTEAKNTPGMISTNSGFLSGGLMPESLFASLTWGLLAVAVACGLFLSISSGWETLWFVAAGALIAYFYVAPPLRFGYRGKGYSEFAIFVAFGIMPVLGSYFVQTGEFSLKPVLLSVPVGLLTTLLLFNHHFLHWRADKQAGKRTLVVVWGERRALVFSQILLLISYVSLIVCVMFGVLPVYGLLALLTAVAPVHVYRGLQPQNASPAYLPLMGASQQASVRCGAIMALALLIQGLI, encoded by the coding sequence ATGGATAAATGGAAATTATTTAAGAAGATCACACGGTTTGGAACGATTCCCGTGATGCTCATTCCGGTTGTTTTGGGAACGGTTGGGGCATATGTATGGGAAGGGAGTTTCCATCCTTTTTTGTTTGTTATCACAATTATCGGTGCAGTTGCAGCCCATTTGTTCTCGAATATGGTGAATGATTTATGGGACTTCCGAAATGGAACCGATACCGAAGCCAAGAATACGCCGGGAATGATATCGACGAATTCCGGGTTTTTATCCGGGGGGCTGATGCCGGAATCCCTATTTGCTTCATTGACGTGGGGGCTCCTCGCTGTAGCTGTGGCCTGCGGCCTGTTTCTCAGCATTTCCAGCGGCTGGGAGACACTCTGGTTCGTAGCAGCCGGCGCACTGATTGCCTATTTCTATGTCGCTCCGCCGCTTCGCTTCGGATACCGGGGCAAGGGCTACAGTGAGTTTGCGATCTTCGTCGCCTTTGGCATTATGCCTGTGCTGGGCTCTTATTTCGTGCAGACCGGTGAGTTCAGTCTGAAGCCCGTGCTGCTGTCGGTGCCTGTAGGCCTGCTTACGACCCTGCTCTTATTCAATCATCATTTCCTGCACTGGAGAGCGGACAAGCAGGCCGGAAAACGTACCCTGGTTGTAGTCTGGGGGGAACGCAGGGCGCTGGTGTTCTCGCAGATCCTGCTGCTTATCTCCTATGTATCACTGATTGTATGCGTGATGTTTGGTGTGCTGCCGGTCTATGGCCTGCTTGCGCTGCTTACCGCAGTTGCACCGGTGCATGTGTACCGCGGACTGCAGCCGCAGAATGCTTCACCGGCATACCTGCCGCTTATGGGCGCTTCTCAGCAGGCTTCTGTGCGCTGCGGTGCGATCATGGCACTGGCCTTGCTGATTCAAGGCTTAATCTAA
- a CDS encoding acetate uptake transporter, whose amino-acid sequence MSAQPQTTQSVKIVTADPSAIGLFGLAIVTLVASSQKLEITTGLSYCIPWAIFLGAFAQLFASIQDAKHNNTFGMTAFGAYAFFWFGMGASWLIKLGVFGTVLAEGVDPKQLGFVFLGYLVFTLFMTLGAVEANRVLLIIFILIDFLFLGLSMDAFGVAAEFFHKLAAVSEMAIGIVSLYGCGASVLNAHFGRTFLPIGAPLRIFKK is encoded by the coding sequence ATGTCAGCGCAACCGCAAACAACGCAATCCGTCAAAATCGTCACTGCCGACCCCAGCGCCATCGGCTTGTTCGGACTTGCTATCGTCACCTTGGTCGCTTCTTCACAAAAGCTCGAAATTACAACAGGTCTCAGCTACTGTATTCCTTGGGCCATCTTCCTCGGAGCCTTCGCCCAGCTGTTCGCTTCCATCCAGGATGCCAAACACAACAACACGTTCGGCATGACTGCTTTTGGCGCTTATGCCTTCTTCTGGTTCGGTATGGGTGCAAGCTGGCTGATTAAGCTCGGTGTATTCGGTACAGTTCTTGCCGAAGGCGTAGATCCTAAGCAGCTTGGATTTGTTTTTCTCGGATATCTGGTATTCACCTTGTTCATGACCCTCGGGGCTGTCGAAGCCAACCGGGTACTGCTGATCATCTTTATCCTGATTGACTTCCTGTTCCTCGGCTTATCCATGGATGCTTTCGGCGTTGCTGCTGAGTTCTTCCACAAGCTGGCTGCCGTTTCGGAAATGGCCATCGGTATCGTCTCGCTCTATGGCTGCGGCGCATCTGTGCTTAACGCTCACTTCGGACGCACATTCCTGCCGATCGGCGCACCACTGCGTATTTTCAAGAAATAA